The genomic window ACCACCTGAGCTACACCGCCGTAATTCCAGTGCTAAATGAGCGGCCGATATATATCTATTTTCAACTCTTTTGTCAATCAGTTTTCATCGGGAAAAGGCCGTTATTGAAGTGAGATTGCGTGCTTTTTTTCTCATAGGGATAAAAGGGAAAAAATCGGGATTCCGGCTAATCTTTCCCTGCCTTTAAGGGATTCAAGTTCTGCCAGGAAAGCGCATTCTATAATTTCCGCCTTGGTTTTTCTGACAAGATTAATTACCGCTTCAATGGTGCCGCCGGTAGCGAGGATATCATCGGTAATCAGGATTCGCTGGCCCTCTTTGATGGCATCCTGATGGATCTCAAGAGCGTCAGTTCCATATTCTAGGGCGTATTCTTCCTGAAAGGTTTTGTCGGGAAGCTTTCCTGGCTTTCGTACCAGCACAATCCCGGTATTTAATTTGTAGGCCAGCGCCGCCCCGGTCAGGAATCCACGGGCCTCAATCCCGACGACCAAGTCGATTTTTTTGTCCAGATAACGGTGTCCCATGAGGTCAATAACCCGTTGAAATGATGTGGCATCGGCGAGCAGTGTAGTGATATCTTTAAAAATAATGCCGGCTTTGGGGAAATTGTCAATGTCACGGATAATTTCTTTGAGCTTGTCCATGGTGACCTCGGAAGTTGGGGGACAGGGTTATGTGCAAAATTCTACTGGCTTTTTTAAAAGTTTTTTTTGATAATAGCGGATATTGGCAAGAATGAAAACTATTTAAATGTCAGTTGTCGCTTGTTTATAGCGTAAGTTTTTCTATTGAATCAAGGACTTTTCCCATAATTAAGAGGTTGACAGGGAAAAATGACAAGGTGTAGAAAAGGACTGTTTGTTATGTGGATAAACTTTTAAAAATATCTTTATGCAATTAAAAAATAGCTATTACTTGATTTTTTTGTCGCGGTTGCGATGTTTGGGCAGTTTTCGCCTGCAAATGCCGGGGATAAGAACAATAGGTTTTGCATCGTTATCGCTGTTACTCTGTTGTCTTCTCCTGGTTGGTATGAGCCGTTTTCGTATGGCCATGACTCATGCTCAGGTGATGGTAAGCAGCAATGTCTATTCCCTGGGCGACTATGATCCCGGGGCTCATCCAGTTATTTGTACAGACCTTTCAGCATTGTTTGATCCGGAATATTTTTTTCAGGCTTCGCCACCTGTTGATTTTTGTTTTCCGAGAGATGATGCCCTGATAAGGGTTCATACCAGTCTGGAATCAACTTTGCAGCATCGTTTAACTGTTCTGTTGCGTCGCTACACGCCCCTGGTTGGCGCCGGGGTGGTTCTTGATCCGGCTACCGGGGCCATCCTGGCAATGGCCAGTTACCGTCATAAAAGTCTCAATGCAGATATGTTGGCAGAGGGCAAGGGTAATTACTGTACCTATGCGGGTTTCCCCGCTGCTTCTTTAATTAAGATTGTTACCGCCGGCGCCGTACTGGAAAAAAAAGATTTTACCAGCCGCAAAAAACTGCCGGTATCAGGCCGTTTCCATACCCTTTACAAACATCAAT from Pseudomonadota bacterium includes these protein-coding regions:
- a CDS encoding adenine phosphoribosyltransferase, whose product is MDKLKEIIRDIDNFPKAGIIFKDITTLLADATSFQRVIDLMGHRYLDKKIDLVVGIEARGFLTGAALAYKLNTGIVLVRKPGKLPDKTFQEEYALEYGTDALEIHQDAIKEGQRILITDDILATGGTIEAVINLVRKTKAEIIECAFLAELESLKGRERLAGIPIFSLLSL